A window of Modestobacter versicolor contains these coding sequences:
- the rpmE gene encoding 50S ribosomal protein L31, with translation MKADIHPDYHVTQVTCGCGNTFTTKSTAAGGTMTVETCSACHPFYTGKQRILDTGGRVARFEKRFGKRNAGAPADK, from the coding sequence ATGAAGGCCGACATCCACCCGGACTACCACGTCACCCAGGTGACCTGCGGTTGCGGTAACACGTTCACCACCAAGAGCACGGCGGCCGGCGGCACGATGACCGTCGAGACCTGCTCCGCCTGCCACCCGTTCTACACGGGCAAGCAGCGCATCCTCGACACCGGCGGCCGCGTCGCCCGGTTCGAGAAGCGCTTCGGCAAGCGCAACGCCGGCGCTCCCGCCGACAAGTAG
- a CDS encoding homoserine dehydrogenase has product MSDALKVALLGCGTVGGAVLRLLSEQSDDLAARVGRRIEVAGVAVRRPDRHPEVPADLLTTDAHALVTRPDVDLVVEVIGGIEPARSLLLAAIGAGKSVVSANKALLADDGVALHAAASEAGVDLYYEAAVAGAIPLLRPLRESLAGDQLRRVVGIVNGTTNYILSRMAETGAGFGEALAEATELGYAEADPTADVDGFDAAAKAAILASLAFHSPVTAADVHREGISAVSATDVARAAEIGCTVKLLAICERVTGADGADDGVAVRVHPAMIPTTHPLAAVGGAFNAVFVEAEAAGELMFYGRGAGGEPTASAVLGDLVAVARNRLAGAAGPGTTGYAGLTVRPMADTPTRYHVSLDVADVPGVLATVAQEFAAHGVSIATVRQDGHGDAATLVIVTHRAPDSALAATVSRLREMSAVRGVTSVLRVEGLS; this is encoded by the coding sequence ATGAGTGATGCGCTGAAGGTCGCCCTGCTCGGCTGCGGCACGGTCGGCGGGGCGGTGCTGCGGCTGCTGTCCGAGCAGTCCGACGACCTGGCCGCCCGGGTCGGCCGCCGGATCGAGGTGGCCGGTGTCGCCGTCCGCCGGCCCGACCGGCACCCCGAGGTGCCCGCCGACCTGCTCACCACCGACGCGCACGCGCTGGTGACCCGCCCCGACGTCGACCTGGTGGTCGAGGTGATCGGCGGCATCGAGCCGGCCCGCAGCCTGCTGCTGGCCGCGATCGGCGCCGGCAAGTCGGTGGTCAGCGCCAACAAGGCGCTGCTGGCCGACGACGGCGTCGCGCTGCACGCCGCGGCGAGCGAGGCGGGGGTCGACCTGTACTACGAGGCGGCGGTGGCCGGGGCGATCCCGCTGCTGCGGCCGCTGCGCGAGTCGCTCGCCGGTGACCAGCTGCGCCGGGTCGTCGGCATCGTGAACGGGACGACGAACTACATCCTGTCCCGGATGGCCGAGACCGGCGCCGGCTTCGGCGAGGCGCTGGCCGAGGCGACCGAGCTCGGGTACGCCGAGGCCGACCCCACCGCCGACGTCGACGGGTTCGACGCCGCCGCGAAGGCCGCCATCCTCGCCTCGCTGGCCTTCCACTCGCCGGTCACCGCCGCCGACGTCCACCGCGAGGGGATCTCCGCGGTCTCCGCGACCGACGTGGCCCGCGCCGCCGAGATCGGCTGCACCGTCAAGCTGCTGGCCATCTGCGAGCGGGTCACCGGGGCCGACGGCGCCGACGACGGGGTCGCCGTCCGGGTGCACCCGGCGATGATCCCGACGACCCACCCGCTGGCCGCCGTGGGCGGGGCCTTCAACGCCGTCTTCGTCGAGGCCGAGGCCGCCGGCGAGCTGATGTTCTACGGCCGCGGCGCCGGCGGGGAGCCGACCGCCAGCGCCGTCCTCGGCGACCTGGTCGCGGTGGCCCGCAACCGGCTGGCCGGTGCGGCCGGGCCGGGGACGACCGGCTACGCCGGGCTCACCGTCCGCCCGATGGCCGACACGCCCACCCGCTACCACGTGAGCCTCGACGTCGCCGACGTGCCGGGCGTGCTGGCCACCGTCGCGCAGGAGTTCGCCGCGCACGGCGTCAGCATCGCCACCGTCCGCCAGGACGGGCACGGCGACGCCGCCACGCTGGTGATCGTCACCCACCGGGCACCGGACTCGGCGCTGGCCGCCACCGTGTCCCGGCTGCGGGAGATGTCCGCTGTCCGCGGCGTCACCAGCGTCCTACGAGTCGAGGGGCTCTCATGA
- the prmC gene encoding peptide chain release factor N(5)-glutamine methyltransferase: MNARSLLAEAAQRLADAGVESPRVDAELLLAAVLGLPRGRLLTLDDVPPEPTARFAAWVDQRASRVPLQHLTGTAPFRHVELAVGPGVFVPRPETEQIAGWVLERIAGLAAPTVVDLGAGSGAIALSVAAEHPGARVLAVERDAGAIEWTRHNAAARAAAGDTPVEVLAGDMTDPQLLRELDGTVDVVVSNPPYVPDGARLPREVADHDPPLALWGGPDGLDVVRGLLGTAARLLRPGGWLGIEHADQQGDSLPVLVRGSGGWTAVADHPDLAGRPRYTTAQRSGHQAAT, translated from the coding sequence CTGAACGCCCGCTCGCTGCTGGCCGAGGCCGCCCAGCGGCTCGCCGACGCCGGCGTCGAGTCCCCGCGGGTGGACGCCGAGCTGCTGCTCGCCGCGGTGCTCGGCCTGCCCCGGGGGCGGCTGCTCACCCTCGACGACGTCCCGCCGGAGCCGACCGCCCGGTTCGCCGCCTGGGTCGACCAGCGGGCCTCCCGGGTGCCGCTGCAGCACCTCACCGGCACCGCGCCCTTCCGGCACGTCGAGCTGGCCGTGGGGCCGGGCGTCTTCGTGCCGCGGCCGGAGACCGAGCAGATCGCCGGCTGGGTGCTGGAGCGGATCGCCGGGCTGGCCGCCCCGACCGTGGTCGACCTGGGCGCCGGCTCGGGGGCCATCGCCCTGTCGGTCGCCGCCGAGCACCCGGGTGCCCGGGTGCTCGCGGTCGAGCGGGACGCCGGCGCCATCGAGTGGACCCGGCACAACGCCGCGGCGCGCGCGGCGGCCGGCGACACCCCGGTCGAGGTGCTCGCCGGCGACATGACCGACCCGCAGCTGCTGCGCGAGCTCGACGGCACCGTCGACGTCGTCGTCTCCAACCCGCCCTACGTGCCCGACGGCGCCCGGCTGCCCCGCGAGGTGGCCGACCACGACCCGCCGCTGGCGCTGTGGGGCGGCCCGGACGGGCTGGACGTCGTCCGGGGGCTGCTGGGCACCGCCGCCCGGCTGCTGCGGCCCGGCGGGTGGCTGGGCATCGAGCACGCCGACCAGCAGGGGGACTCGCTGCCGGTGCTGGTGCGCGGCTCGGGCGGCTGGACCGCCGTCGCCGACCACCCCGACCTGGCCGGCCGCCCGCGCTACACGACGGCTCAGCGCTCGGGGCACCAGGCCGCGACGTAG
- the prfA gene encoding peptide chain release factor 1 translates to MSSAETGSDRLAGLLAEHRDLEAQLADPAVHADAARARRLGRRYAALAPVVETARALDAARDDLGTARELAGEDASFAREAEQLETTVTGLTARLTELLLPKDPDDEKDVILEIKAGEGGAESALFAGDLLRMYLRYAERRGWSTEVLDAVEAELGGYKDVAVAIKSRTDEGIFARLKFEAGVHRVQRVPATESQGRIHTSAAGVLVLPEAEEVDVQVDPNDLRIDVFRSSGPGGQSVNTTDSAVRITHLPTGIVVSSQNEKSQLQNRESALRVLRSRLLAAAREEAAATASDQRRSQVRTVDRSERVRTYNYPENRISDHRVGFKAHNLDAVLDGDLDPVLDALTAAHTAELLAVGS, encoded by the coding sequence GTGAGCAGCGCCGAGACCGGCAGCGACCGGCTCGCCGGCCTGCTCGCCGAACACCGCGACCTGGAGGCCCAGCTCGCCGACCCGGCGGTGCACGCCGACGCCGCCCGGGCCCGCCGGCTGGGCCGCCGGTACGCCGCGCTGGCGCCGGTCGTCGAGACGGCGCGAGCGCTGGACGCCGCCCGCGACGACCTGGGCACCGCCCGCGAGCTGGCCGGCGAGGACGCCTCGTTCGCCCGCGAGGCCGAGCAGCTGGAGACCACCGTCACCGGGCTCACCGCCCGGCTGACCGAGCTGCTGCTGCCCAAGGACCCCGACGACGAGAAGGACGTCATCCTCGAGATCAAGGCGGGGGAGGGCGGGGCGGAGTCCGCGCTGTTCGCCGGTGACCTGCTGCGGATGTACCTGCGCTACGCCGAGCGGCGCGGCTGGTCGACCGAGGTGCTGGACGCCGTCGAGGCCGAGCTGGGTGGCTACAAGGACGTCGCGGTGGCCATCAAGTCCCGCACCGACGAGGGCATCTTCGCGCGGCTGAAGTTCGAGGCCGGCGTCCACCGGGTGCAGCGGGTGCCGGCCACGGAGTCCCAGGGCCGGATCCACACCTCCGCGGCGGGCGTGCTCGTGCTGCCGGAGGCCGAGGAGGTCGACGTGCAGGTCGACCCCAACGACCTGCGGATCGACGTCTTCCGCTCCTCCGGCCCCGGCGGGCAGAGCGTGAACACCACCGACTCCGCCGTCCGGATCACCCACCTGCCCACCGGCATCGTGGTCAGCTCGCAGAACGAGAAGAGCCAGCTGCAGAACCGCGAGTCCGCGCTGCGGGTGCTCCGCTCCCGGTTGCTGGCCGCCGCCCGCGAGGAGGCCGCCGCGACCGCCTCCGACCAGCGCCGCAGCCAGGTGCGCACGGTCGACCGCAGCGAGCGGGTGCGCACCTACAACTACCCGGAGAACCGGATCTCCGACCACCGGGTCGGCTTCAAGGCGCACAACCTGGACGCCGTCCTGGACGGCGACCTGGACCCGGTGCTCGACGCGCTCACCGCGGCGCACACCGCCGAGCTGCTGGCGGTCGGGTCCTGA
- the thrC gene encoding threonine synthase, translating into MTGTTLRGAVSPYWPGLIEAYRHRLPVSPSTPVVTLQEGATPLVPAPELSRRTGCDVWLKVEGANPTGSFKDRGMTMAITKALEEGAKAVICASTGNTSASAAAYAARAGLTCAVLVPQGKIATGKLAQALVHGATLLQVQGNFDDCLALASKLAIDYPVSLVNSVNQYRIEGQKTASFEIVDVLGDAPDVHCLPVGNAGNITAYWQGYREYAADGPATRTPRMWGFQAAGAAPIVRGAVVERPETIATAIRIGNPASWTKALAARDESGGRIDAVTDRAILAAYRLLARTEAVFVEPASAASVAGLLQVAEAGGLERGQRVVCTVTGNGLKDPEWAISGAPAPVTIPVDSAAAAAQLGL; encoded by the coding sequence ATGACCGGCACGACCCTGCGTGGCGCCGTCTCGCCGTACTGGCCGGGGCTGATCGAGGCCTACCGGCACCGGCTGCCGGTCAGCCCGTCGACGCCGGTGGTGACGCTGCAGGAGGGCGCCACCCCGCTGGTGCCGGCGCCCGAGCTGTCCCGCCGCACCGGCTGCGACGTCTGGCTCAAGGTCGAGGGCGCCAACCCGACCGGGTCGTTCAAGGACCGCGGCATGACGATGGCGATCACCAAGGCCCTGGAGGAGGGTGCCAAGGCGGTCATCTGCGCGTCGACGGGCAACACCAGTGCCAGCGCCGCCGCCTACGCGGCCCGGGCCGGCCTCACCTGCGCGGTCCTGGTGCCGCAGGGCAAGATCGCCACCGGCAAGCTCGCCCAGGCGCTGGTGCACGGCGCCACGCTGCTGCAGGTGCAGGGCAACTTCGACGACTGCCTGGCGCTGGCCAGCAAGCTCGCGATCGACTACCCGGTGAGCCTGGTCAACAGCGTCAACCAGTACCGCATCGAGGGCCAGAAGACCGCGTCGTTCGAGATCGTCGACGTGCTCGGCGACGCCCCCGACGTCCACTGCCTGCCGGTCGGCAACGCCGGCAACATCACCGCCTACTGGCAGGGCTACCGCGAGTACGCCGCCGACGGCCCGGCCACCAGGACCCCGCGGATGTGGGGCTTCCAGGCCGCCGGTGCCGCCCCGATCGTCCGCGGCGCGGTCGTCGAGCGGCCGGAGACCATCGCCACCGCCATCCGGATCGGCAACCCGGCGTCCTGGACCAAGGCGCTGGCCGCCCGCGACGAGTCCGGTGGCCGGATCGACGCCGTCACCGACCGGGCGATCCTGGCCGCCTACCGGCTGCTGGCCCGCACCGAGGCGGTCTTCGTCGAGCCGGCGTCCGCGGCGTCGGTGGCCGGGCTGCTGCAGGTCGCCGAGGCCGGTGGCCTGGAGCGCGGCCAGCGGGTCGTCTGCACCGTCACCGGCAACGGCCTCAAGGACCCGGAGTGGGCCATCTCCGGCGCACCGGCGCCGGTCACCATCCCGGTCGACTCGGCGGCCGCCGCGGCGCAGCTGGGGCTCTGA
- the rho gene encoding transcription termination factor Rho: MSESTDLLDGARDAAPSDEAAAGAGTAARSRRRGSGLSGMLLPELQRLAGELGIPGTGKMRKSDLVAAISERQVGATGDAGTPAETTTTVPAPRSDAAATAAPLEAPVSGGANGTPVTPPATSTADTPVETPTDAAAPAGRRRRGASRPAGAPTADAAGAETPATSAEATATQAAPAEVRTEGERPQRSRNRDRGERTPRDDRDRDGGARTTERVETRDSGGRTAEREGGGRNAERAETRNAERTETRDGGTARDGEERGGRNRADGDTGRSGRNRTEGARDGNRPEGGNRNEPRNEPRNEPRGDARNEPRGAERNEPRGDEDDDDFEGGGRGRRGRRYRDRNRRGGNAGGGRERFDQAEPTVSEDDVLLPVAGILDVLDSYAFVRTSGYLTGPNDVYVSLSQVRRYGLRRGDAITGAVRQPREGERKDKYNALVRLDSVNGLDPEQARNRPEFTKLTPLYPQDRLRLETESHLMTTRIMDLVMPIGKGQRALIVSPPKAGKTMVLQSIANAISTNNPEVHLMVVLVDERPEEVTDMQRSVKGEVIASTFDRPPADHTTVAELSIERAKRLVEMGHDVVVLLDSITRLGRAYNLAAPASGRILSGGVDSTALYPPKRFLGAARNIENGGSLTIIASALVETGSTMDTVIFEEFKGTGNAELKLDRRLADKRVFPAVDVNASSTRKEEILLSPDELAIVIKLRRVLSALEPQQALELLLDRMRKTRNNIEFLMQVQKTTLGVGEKD; this comes from the coding sequence GTGAGCGAAAGCACCGACCTCCTCGACGGCGCGCGCGACGCCGCCCCGTCCGACGAGGCAGCTGCCGGCGCCGGGACGGCCGCCCGTTCCCGCCGCCGTGGCAGCGGGCTGTCCGGGATGCTGCTGCCCGAGCTGCAGCGCCTGGCCGGCGAACTCGGCATCCCCGGCACCGGGAAGATGCGCAAGAGCGACCTCGTCGCCGCCATCTCCGAGCGCCAGGTGGGCGCCACCGGTGACGCGGGCACGCCCGCCGAGACCACCACGACCGTCCCGGCGCCGCGCTCCGACGCCGCCGCGACCGCCGCCCCGCTGGAGGCCCCGGTCTCCGGTGGCGCCAACGGCACGCCGGTCACCCCGCCGGCCACCAGCACCGCCGACACCCCCGTCGAGACCCCCACCGACGCGGCCGCCCCGGCCGGTCGTCGTCGCCGCGGCGCGAGCCGTCCGGCCGGCGCGCCGACCGCCGACGCCGCGGGCGCCGAGACCCCGGCCACCTCGGCCGAGGCCACCGCCACCCAGGCCGCGCCCGCCGAGGTGCGCACCGAGGGCGAGCGCCCGCAGCGCAGCCGCAACCGTGACCGCGGTGAGCGCACGCCCCGCGACGACCGCGACCGCGACGGCGGCGCCCGCACCACCGAGCGCGTCGAGACCCGCGACAGCGGCGGCCGCACCGCCGAGCGTGAGGGTGGCGGCCGCAACGCCGAGCGGGCCGAGACCCGCAACGCCGAGCGCACCGAGACCCGCGACGGGGGCACGGCTCGCGACGGCGAGGAGCGCGGCGGCCGCAACCGGGCCGACGGCGACACCGGCCGCTCCGGCCGCAACCGCACCGAGGGCGCCCGCGACGGCAACCGTCCCGAGGGCGGCAACCGCAACGAGCCCCGCAACGAGCCCCGGAACGAGCCCCGCGGCGACGCCCGGAACGAGCCCCGCGGCGCGGAGCGCAACGAGCCCCGCGGCGACGAGGACGACGACGACTTCGAGGGCGGCGGCCGCGGCCGCCGTGGCCGGCGCTACCGCGACCGCAACCGCCGTGGCGGCAACGCCGGCGGGGGCCGCGAGCGCTTCGACCAGGCCGAGCCCACGGTCAGCGAGGACGACGTCCTGCTGCCGGTCGCCGGCATCCTGGACGTGCTGGACAGCTACGCGTTCGTCCGCACCTCCGGCTACCTGACCGGCCCGAACGACGTCTACGTCTCGCTGTCGCAGGTGCGCCGCTACGGCCTGCGCCGCGGCGACGCCATCACCGGTGCGGTCCGCCAGCCCCGCGAGGGCGAGCGCAAGGACAAGTACAACGCGCTGGTGCGGCTGGACTCGGTCAACGGGCTGGACCCCGAGCAGGCGCGCAACCGCCCGGAGTTCACCAAGCTGACCCCGCTCTACCCGCAGGACCGCCTGCGGCTGGAGACCGAGTCGCACCTGATGACGACACGGATCATGGACCTGGTCATGCCCATCGGGAAGGGCCAGCGCGCGCTCATCGTCAGCCCGCCGAAGGCCGGCAAGACGATGGTGCTGCAGTCGATCGCCAACGCGATCTCGACGAACAACCCCGAGGTCCACCTCATGGTCGTGCTCGTCGACGAGCGGCCCGAGGAGGTCACCGACATGCAGCGCTCGGTGAAGGGCGAGGTCATCGCCTCGACCTTCGACCGGCCGCCGGCCGACCACACGACGGTCGCCGAGCTGTCCATCGAGCGGGCCAAGCGCCTGGTCGAGATGGGCCACGACGTCGTCGTCCTGCTGGATTCGATCACCCGGCTGGGCCGCGCCTACAACCTGGCGGCCCCCGCCAGCGGGCGCATCCTCTCCGGTGGTGTCGACTCCACGGCGCTGTACCCGCCCAAGCGCTTCCTCGGTGCGGCCCGCAACATCGAGAACGGCGGCTCGCTGACGATCATCGCCTCGGCGCTGGTCGAGACCGGCTCCACGATGGACACGGTCATCTTCGAGGAGTTCAAGGGCACCGGTAACGCGGAGCTGAAGCTGGACCGGCGCCTCGCCGACAAGCGGGTCTTCCCCGCCGTCGACGTGAACGCCTCCAGCACCCGCAAGGAGGAGATCCTCCTCTCGCCCGACGAGCTGGCCATCGTCATCAAGCTCCGCCGGGTGCTGTCGGCGCTGGAGCCCCAGCAGGCGCTGGAGCTGCTGCTCGACCGGATGCGGAAGACCCGCAACAACATCGAGTTCCTGATGCAGGTCCAGAAGACGACGCTGGGCGTCGGCGAGAAGGACTGA
- the thrB gene encoding homoserine kinase — MPNAGPAVRIRVPATSANLGPAFDSAGLALSCWDDLDVAVTDGGLAVSVSGAGAGELPTDESHLVVQAFRAACAELGWTPAGLRLDARNGIPQGRGMGSSAAAVTAGVLAAWALCPDVAGVDDAAVLRLCSEIEGHPDNVAPCLLGGATLSWTTDAGARAARLAVDPRVAPVLFVPRGTLATHVARGLLPATVPHADAAHAAGRAALLVHALTRDPALLLEGTEDRLHQAQRAPAMPESAALLAALRADGHAAVVSGAGPCVLTLAVLGHDEHVGDPASAAQVRELRGLTPEGWECLPLRVDHTGAVVTPLAADHDAVSFGSSGTRP, encoded by the coding sequence GTGCCGAACGCGGGTCCCGCCGTCCGCATCCGGGTGCCGGCCACCAGCGCGAACCTCGGTCCGGCCTTCGACTCCGCGGGGCTCGCGCTGTCCTGCTGGGACGACCTGGACGTCGCGGTCACCGACGGCGGCCTGGCGGTCTCGGTCAGCGGCGCCGGCGCCGGCGAGCTGCCCACCGACGAGTCGCACCTGGTCGTGCAGGCGTTCCGGGCGGCCTGCGCCGAGCTGGGCTGGACCCCGGCCGGGCTGCGGCTCGACGCGCGCAACGGGATCCCGCAGGGGCGGGGGATGGGCTCGTCGGCCGCCGCGGTGACCGCCGGGGTGCTCGCCGCCTGGGCGCTGTGCCCGGACGTCGCCGGCGTCGACGACGCGGCGGTGCTGCGGCTGTGCTCGGAGATCGAGGGCCACCCGGACAACGTCGCGCCCTGCCTGCTCGGCGGGGCCACGCTGTCCTGGACCACCGACGCCGGGGCCCGCGCCGCCCGGCTGGCGGTCGACCCCCGGGTGGCACCGGTGCTCTTCGTGCCGCGCGGGACGCTGGCCACCCACGTCGCGCGCGGGCTGCTGCCGGCCACCGTGCCGCACGCCGACGCCGCGCACGCCGCCGGTCGTGCGGCGCTGCTGGTGCACGCGCTCACCCGCGACCCCGCGCTGCTGCTGGAGGGCACCGAGGACCGGCTGCACCAGGCGCAGCGCGCCCCGGCGATGCCGGAGAGCGCGGCGCTGCTCGCCGCGCTGCGCGCCGACGGGCACGCCGCCGTCGTCTCCGGCGCGGGTCCGTGCGTGCTGACCCTGGCCGTGCTCGGGCACGACGAGCACGTCGGCGACCCGGCCTCGGCCGCCCAGGTCCGGGAGCTCCGCGGCCTCACCCCCGAGGGCTGGGAGTGCCTGCCGCTGCGGGTCGACCACACCGGCGCGGTCGTCACCCCGCTGGCCGCTGATCACGATGCGGTATCGTTCGGCTCGTCTGGAACACGACCGTGA